From Pongo pygmaeus isolate AG05252 chromosome 2, NHGRI_mPonPyg2-v2.0_pri, whole genome shotgun sequence, a single genomic window includes:
- the GMPPB gene encoding mannose-1-phosphate guanyltransferase beta isoform X2 → MKALILVGGYGTRLRPLTLSTPKPLVDFCNKPILLHQVEALAAAGVDHVILAVSYMSQVLEKEMKAQEQRLGIRISMSHEEEPLGTAGPLALARDLLSETADPFFVLNSDVICDFPFQAMVQFHRHHGQEGSILVTKVEEPSKYGVVVCEADTGRIHRFVEKPQVFVSNKINAGMYILSPAVLRRIQLQPTSIEKEVFPIMAKEGQLYAMELQGFWMDIGQPKDFLTGMCLFLQSLRQKQPERLCSGPGIVGNVLVDPSARIGQNCSIGPNVSLGPGVVVEDGVCIRRCTVLRDARIRSHSWLESCIVGWRCRVGQWVRMENVTVLGEDVIVNDELYLNGASVLPHKSIGESVPEPRIIM, encoded by the exons ATGAAGGCACTGATCTTAGTGGGGGGCTATGGGACGCGGCTACGGCCGCTGACGCTGAGCACCCCAAAGCCACTGGTGGACTTCTGCAATAAGCCCATCTTGCTGCACCAAGTGGAGGCGCTAGCCGCG GCAGGCGTGGACCACGTGATCCTGGCCGTGAGCTACATGTCGcaggtgctggagaaggaaatgaaggcacaGGAGCAGAGG CTGGGAATCCGAATCTCCATGTCCCATGAAGAGGAGCCTTTGGGGACAG CTGGGCCCCTGGCGCTGGCCCGTGACCTACTCTCTGAGACTGCAGACCCTTTCTTCGTCCTCAACAGTGACGTGATCTGCGATTTCCCCTTCCAAGCCATGGTGCAGTTCCACCGGCACCATGGCCAGGAGGGCTCCATCCTG GTGACCAAGGTGGAGGAACCCTCCAAGTacggtgtggtggtgtgtgaggCTGACACAGGCCGCATTCACCGGTTCGTGGAGAAGCCGCAGGTGTTTGTGTCCAATAAGATCAACGCAGGCATGTACATCCTGAGCCCTGCGGTGCTGCGGCGCATCCAG CTGCAGCCTACGTCCATTGAGAAGGAGGTCTTCCCCATTATGGCCAAGGAGGGGCAGCTATATGCCATGGAGTTGCAGG GCTTCTGGATGGACATTGGGCAGCCCAAGGACTTCCTCACTGGCATGTGCCTCTTCCTGCAGTCACTGAGGCAGAAGCAGCCTGAGCGGCTGTGCTCAGGCCCTGGCATTGTGGGCAACGTGCTGGTG GACCCAAGTGCCCGCATCGGCCAGAACTGCAGCATTGGCCCCAATGTGAGCCTGGGACCTGGCGTGGTGGTCGAAGATGGTGTGTGTATCCGGCGGTGCACGGTGCTGCGGGACGCCCGGATCCGTTCCCATTCCTGGCTTGAGTCCTGCATTGTGGGCTGGCGCTGCCGCGTGGGTCAGTGG GTACGCATGGAGAATGTGACAGTGCTGGGTGAGGACGTCATAGTTAATGATGAGCTCTACCTCAACGGAGCCAGCGTGCTGCCCCACAAGTCTATTGGCGAGTCAGTGCCAGAGCCTCGTATCATCATGTGA
- the GMPPB gene encoding mannose-1-phosphate guanyltransferase beta isoform X1, with protein MKALILVGGYGTRLRPLTLSTPKPLVDFCNKPILLHQVEALAAAGVDHVILAVSYMSQVLEKEMKAQEQRLGIRISMSHEEEPLGTAGPLALARDLLSETADPFFVLNSDVICDFPFQAMVQFHRHHGQEGSILVTKVEEPSKYGVVVCEADTGRIHRFVEKPQVFVSNKINAGMYILSPAVLRRIQLQPTSIEKEVFPIMAKEGQLYAMELQGFWMDIGQPKDFLTGMCLFLQSLRQKQPERLCSGPGIVGNVLVDPSARIGQNCSIGPNVSLGPGVVVEDGVCIRRCTVLRDARIRSHSWLESCIVGWRCRVGQWVSLWAGPRGERGGECACLPDKAYPLLEVRMENVTVLGEDVIVNDELYLNGASVLPHKSIGESVPEPRIIM; from the exons ATGAAGGCACTGATCTTAGTGGGGGGCTATGGGACGCGGCTACGGCCGCTGACGCTGAGCACCCCAAAGCCACTGGTGGACTTCTGCAATAAGCCCATCTTGCTGCACCAAGTGGAGGCGCTAGCCGCG GCAGGCGTGGACCACGTGATCCTGGCCGTGAGCTACATGTCGcaggtgctggagaaggaaatgaaggcacaGGAGCAGAGG CTGGGAATCCGAATCTCCATGTCCCATGAAGAGGAGCCTTTGGGGACAG CTGGGCCCCTGGCGCTGGCCCGTGACCTACTCTCTGAGACTGCAGACCCTTTCTTCGTCCTCAACAGTGACGTGATCTGCGATTTCCCCTTCCAAGCCATGGTGCAGTTCCACCGGCACCATGGCCAGGAGGGCTCCATCCTG GTGACCAAGGTGGAGGAACCCTCCAAGTacggtgtggtggtgtgtgaggCTGACACAGGCCGCATTCACCGGTTCGTGGAGAAGCCGCAGGTGTTTGTGTCCAATAAGATCAACGCAGGCATGTACATCCTGAGCCCTGCGGTGCTGCGGCGCATCCAG CTGCAGCCTACGTCCATTGAGAAGGAGGTCTTCCCCATTATGGCCAAGGAGGGGCAGCTATATGCCATGGAGTTGCAGG GCTTCTGGATGGACATTGGGCAGCCCAAGGACTTCCTCACTGGCATGTGCCTCTTCCTGCAGTCACTGAGGCAGAAGCAGCCTGAGCGGCTGTGCTCAGGCCCTGGCATTGTGGGCAACGTGCTGGTG GACCCAAGTGCCCGCATCGGCCAGAACTGCAGCATTGGCCCCAATGTGAGCCTGGGACCTGGCGTGGTGGTCGAAGATGGTGTGTGTATCCGGCGGTGCACGGTGCTGCGGGACGCCCGGATCCGTTCCCATTCCTGGCTTGAGTCCTGCATTGTGGGCTGGCGCTGCCGCGTGGGTCAGTGGGTAAGCCTGTGGGCTGGGCCGCGTGGGGAGAGGGGCGGGGAGTGTGCCTGCCTCCCTGACAAGGCCTATCCTCTCCTGGAGGTACGCATGGAGAATGTGACAGTGCTGGGTGAGGACGTCATAGTTAATGATGAGCTCTACCTCAACGGAGCCAGCGTGCTGCCCCACAAGTCTATTGGCGAGTCAGTGCCAGAGCCTCGTATCATCATGTGA
- the AMIGO3 gene encoding amphoterin-induced protein 3 produces MTWLVLLGALLCMLRVGLGIPDSEGFPPRALHNCPYKCICAADLLSCTGLGLQDVPAELPAATADLDLSHNALQRLRPGWLAPLFQLRALHLDHNELDALGRGVFANASCLRLLDLSSNALRALGRHDLDGLGALEKLLLFNNRLVHLDEHAFHGLRALSHLYLGCNELASFSFDHLHGLSATHLLTLDLSSNRLGHISVPELAALPAFLKNGLYLHNNPLPCDCRLYHLLQRWHQRGLSAVRDFAREYVCLAFKVPASRVRFFQHSRVFENCSSAPALGLERPEEHLYALVGRSLRLYCNTSVPAMRIAWVSPQQELLRAPGSRDGSIAVLADGSLAIGSVQEQHAGLFVCLATGPRLHHNQTHEYNVSVHFPRPEPEAFNTGFTTLLGCAVGLVLVLLYLFTPPCRCCRRACRCRRWPRTPSPLHELSAQSSVLSTTPPDAPSRKASVHKHVVFLEPSRRGLNGRVQLAVAEEFDLYNPGGLQPKAGSESASSIGSEAPMTT; encoded by the coding sequence ATGACCTGGTTGGTGCTGCTGGGGGCACTGCTCTGCATGCTGCGCGTTGGGTTAGGCATTCCGGACTCCGAGGGTTTCCCGCCCCGTGCGCTCCACAACTGCCCCTACAAATGTATCTGCGCTGCCGACCTGCTAAGCTGTACTGGCCTAGGGCTGCAGGACGTGCCGGCCGAGTTACCTGCCGCTACTGCTGACCTCGACCTGAGCCACAACGCGCTCCAGCGCCTGCGCCCCGGCTGGTTGGCGCCCCTCTTCCAGCTGCGCGCCCTGCACCTAGACCACAACGAACTAGATGCGCTGGGTCGCGGCGTCTTCGCCAACGCCAGCTGCCTGAGGCTGCTCGATCTATCATCTAACGCGTTGCGGGCGCTTGGCCGCCACGACCTCGACGGGCTGGGGGCGCTGGAGAAGCTGCTTCTGTTCAATAACCGCTTGGTGCACTTGGACGAGCATGCCTTCCACGGCCTGCGCGCGCTCAGCCATCTCTACCTGGGCTGCAACGAACTCGCCTCGTTCTCTTTCGACCACCTGCACGGTCTGAGCGCCACCCACCTGCTTACTCTGGACCTCTCCTCCAACCGGCTGGGACACATCTCCGTACCTGAGCTGGCCGCGCTGCCGGCCTTCCTCAAGAACGGCCTCTACTTGCACAACAACCCATTGCCTTGCGACTGCCGCCTCTACCACCTGCTACAGCGCTGGCACCAGCGGGGCCTGAGCGCCGTGCGCGACTTTGCGCGCGAGTACGTATGCTTGGCCTTCAAGGTACCCGCGTCCCGAGTGCGCTTCTTCCAGCACAGCCGCGTCTTTGAGAACTGCTCATCGGCGCCAGCTCTTGGCCTAGAGCGGCCGGAAGAGCACCTGTACGCGCTGGTGGGTCGGTCCCTAAGGCTTTACTGCAACACCAGCGTCCCGGCCATGCGCATTGCCTGGGTTTCGCCGCAGCAGGAGCTTCTCAGGGCGCCAGGATCCCGCGATGGCAGCATCGCGGTGCTGGCCGACGGCAGCTTGGCTATAGGCAGCGTACAGGAGCAGCATGCGGGACTCTTCGTGTGCCTGGCCACTGGGCCCCGCCTGCACCACAACCAGACGCACGAGTACAACGTGAGCGTGCACTTTCCGCGCCCAGAGCCCGAGGCTTTCAACACAGGCTTCACCACACTGCTGGGCTGTGCCGTGGGCCTGGTGCTCGTGCTGCTCTACCTGTTCACCCCACCCTGCCGCTGCTGCCGCCGTGCCTGCCGCTGCCGCCGCTGGCCCCGAACACCCAGCCCGCTCCACGAGTTGAGCGCACAGTCCTCAGTACTCAGCACTACACCGCCAGACGCACCCAGCCGCAAGGCCAGCGTCCACAAGCACGTAGTCTTTCTGGAGCCAAGCCGGAGGGGCCTCAATGGCCGCGTGCAGCTGGCAGTAGCTGAGGAATTCGATCTCTACAACCCTGGAGGCCTGCAGCCGAAGGCTGGCTCTGAGTCCGCTAGCTCCATAGGCTCCGAGGCTCCCATGACGACCTAG